From Myxocyprinus asiaticus isolate MX2 ecotype Aquarium Trade chromosome 25, UBuf_Myxa_2, whole genome shotgun sequence, one genomic window encodes:
- the LOC127416177 gene encoding rho-associated protein kinase 2-like isoform X1 translates to MSTGAGKRLEARVGKLESLIKDQQSPLNLESLLDSVTALALDLNHPALRKNKNIDAFLNRYEKAVGHLRELQVKLDDFDRVRLIGRGAFGAVQLVRHKASQQVYAMKQLSKFEMVKRSDSAFFWEERDIMAFSKSPWIVQLCCAFQDEKHLYLVMEFMPGGDLVTLTSNYDIPEEWARFYTAEVVLALDAIHSLGFIHRDIKPDNMLLDRNGHLKLADFGTCMKMDSTGMVRCDTAVGTPDYISPEVLMSQGGTGYYGRECDWWSVGVFIYELLVGDTPFYAESLVGTYGKIMDHKNSLTFPDDIEISKDAEDLICAFLTDREVRLGRTGVDEIKCHPFFKNNQWTFDTIRDTMAPVVPELSSDIDTSNFDDDIKDDPGGTETFPPPRAFAGNQLPFVGFTYFREDQLLTHKHNSSEEKTKSCTDSFIKEHGLYQSESNDLQRKLIKLEEKIKHEMQTKEELENKCRTANQQLEKLSKELEEEMNARQKVEDSLRALKREEALLKHQRSESVRKAGLETDRKRVLENEVGSLREQLAELKKKNQNAHLSTEKNIHLERQLEEVNAKLQAEVEELERLKKAQDEALRQSQQLEISLKELQERLAQMESIKLGLEQDKLSLQTSLEVEKRERSLGSETISDLQGRVCGLEEELKHMKNSLSKAEAEKRQVQEDLTALEKEKSKQEIDFSFKLKAVQQNLEQEEAEHKATKARLADNNTINQSIEEAKSEALKDMEHKLLEERSAKHQLESRLMQLEKENTILDCDYKLAKHELQELRSLKEKFTEEVEVLSVRVQQETQKKTLFQSDMKVQRQEISTLRSSEKQLKQELNHLLELKLNLDKHNQELLREREEVDVQLKELKDQLEAEQYFTKLYKTQIRELKEESDEKTKLYKDAQQRLLDLQEERDSLAEQLEESLTKVDSEQLARSIAEEQYSELEKEKIMKELEIKDVIARHQQELGEKDSTISSLEESNRTLTVDVANLASEKEELNNKLKHLHQQLEKAREDEKQMKDLKLFFEKQIQSERTLKIQAVNKLAEVMKKTGDRPRQGIDTDIRRKEKENRQLQLQLRTEKEKLNNVMIKYQKEVNEMQAMIAEESQVQLELQMALDSKDSDIERLRCQLTSLNIHSLDTTSISSTGNDLEQDGNYPVRITHSHTSESMSFTYQRSSKSLCIDTRPCQIAPLFPSDSEEEEDEEEHCGPRPALTYERPTDQKPADASLEGWLSLPTKNTKRLGWDKKYVVVSSKKILFYESEQNREQSSPFMILDIDKLFHVRPVTQTDVYRADPKEIPRIFQILYANEGESKKEEVAVEPLSAAERSSFIPHKGHEFVPTLYHFPSSCEACPRPLWHVFRPPPALECRRCRVKCHKDHIDRKEEVLAPCRVNYDMSTAKDLLLLASSTEEQQKWVSRLLKRVPRKPVAHTPILAISPPPFEGSPPPGLSPQPSPHLSPRSSPSMSHRGAIKVHSTRQQHSPSTRYLELGLKDWGWSLEVEMDDDDVLDF, encoded by the exons GATTCAGTAACTGCTCTGGCCCTTGATCTAAACCATCCTGCACTGAGAAAGAACAAAAACATAGACGCCTTCTTAAACCGAT ATGAAAAGGCAGTGGGCCACCTCAGGGAATTACAGGTTAAGCTGGATGATTTTGACAGAGTCAGGCTGATTGGTCGTGGAGCTTTTGGCGCAGTGCAGCTG GTACGACATAAAGCCTCTCAACAAGTTTATGCCATGAAGCAGCTCAGCAAGTTTGAGATGGTCAAACGCTCTGACTCTGCCTTCTTTTGGGAGGAGCGTGACATCATGGCATTCTCTAAGAGTCCTTGGATAGTGCAG CTGTGCTGTGCGTTCCAAGATGAGAAGCACCTATATTTGGTGATGGAGTTCATGCCTGGTGGAGACCTGGTGACTCTGACCAGCAACTATGACATCCCAGAGGAGTGGGCTAGGTTCTACACGGCAGAAGTGGTGCTTGCACTGGACGCTATCCATTCTCTGGGCTTCATCCATAGAGACATCAAACCAGACAACATGCTGCTAGACCGCAACGGGCACCTTAAACTCGCTGACTTTGGAACATGCATGAAGATGGACTCG actGGTATGGTCCGCTGTGACACCGCTGTCGGAACTCCTGATTACATTTCACCAGAGGTTCTGATGTCACAAGGAGGGACTGGTTACTACGGCCGTGAGTGTGACTGGTGGTCTGTGGGTGTTTTCATATATGAGCTGCTAGTCG GTGACACACCGTTTTATGCCGAGTCCCTGGTGGGCACCTACGGAAAGATCATGGATCATAAAAACAGCTTGACTTTTCCAGATGACATTGAAATATCTAAGGATGCTGAAGACCTCATCTGTGCCTTTCTGACTgacag GGAGGTGAGGCTTGGCCGGACCGGAGTGGATGAAATAAAATGTCACCCCTTCTTCAAGAACAACCAGTGGACCTTCGACACCATACGAGACA cCATGGCTCCAGTGGTGCCGGAGCTGAGCAGTGATATTGACACCAGTAACTTTGATGATGATATAAAGGATGATCCAGGAGGCACCGAGACCTTCCCCCCTCCCCGTGCCTTTGCAGGAAATCAGCTTCCGTTTGTGGGCTTCACCTATTTCAGGGAGGATCA acTGTTAACCCACAAACATAACAGTTCAGAGGAGAAGACTAAAAGCTGCACTGATAGTTTCATAAAGGAGCATGGTTTATACCAATCTGAG TCCAATGATCTGCAAAGGAAGCTGATTAAGCTGGAAGAAAAAATCAAACATGAGATGCAGACAAAGGAGGAACTGGAGAATAAATGCCG AACAGCAAATCAGCAACTGGAAAAGTTGTCAAAAGAGCTTGAAGAAGAG ATGAATGCCAGACAGAAGGTGGAAGACTCTCTGAGGGCACTGAAGAGAGAGGAAGCCTTGCTGAAACACCAGCGCTCAGAGAGTGTAAGAAAGGCCGGTCTGGAGACAGATAGAAAGCGTGTTCTTGAGAATGAGG TGGGTAGCCTGAGAGAGCAGTTAGCCGAGCTGAAGAAGAAGAACCAGAATGCTCATCTCTCCACCGAGAAGAACATTCACCTGGAGAGGCAG TTGGAGGAGGTAAATGCTAAGCTTCAGGCTGAGGTAGAGGAGTTGGAGAGGCTAAAGAAGGCCCAGGATGAGGCATTGAGACAGTCCCAGCAGCTGGAGATCTCTCTCAAGGAGCTTCAGGAGCGTCTGGCCCAGATGGAGAGCATCAAGTTGGGTCTGGAACAGGACAAACTGAGCCTGCAAACCTCACTGGAGGTGGAGAAGCGAGAGAGAAGTCTGGGCTCTGAAACCATCAGTGACCTACAGG GTCGTGTTTGTGGACTGGAGGAAGAATTAAAGCACATGAAGAATTCTCTCTCAAAAGCTGAAGCAGAGAAAAGACAGGTACAGGAGGATCTTACTGCCCTGGAAAAG GAGAAGAGCAAGCAGGAGATTGATTTCTCCTTTAAATTGAAAGCTGTTCAGCAGAATCTGGAGCAGGAAGAGGCAGAGCATAAAGCCACTAAAGCCCGATTGGCTGACAACAACACAATCAACCAATCCATTGAGGAGGCCAAGTCTGAGGCCCTCAAAG ATATGGAGCATAAGCTGCTGGAAGAACGATCTGCAAAGCACCAGTTGGAAAGCAGACTGATGCAGTTGGAAAAGGAAAACACAATATTAGACTGTGATTACAAACTAGCCAAACACGAGCTTCAGGAGCTCCGATCACTCAAAGAAAAATTCACTGAGGAG gtggAGGTGTTGAGTGTGCGGGTACAGCAGGAGACTCAGAAGAAGACTCTGTTTCAGTCTGAtatgaaagtgcagaggcaggaGATCAGCACCCTGCGCTCCTCTGAGAAACAGCTCAAACAAGAACTCAACCATCTACTGGAGCTCAAACTCAATCTGGACAAACATAATCAGGAGCTGCTCAG GGAGCGAGAAGAAGTGGATGTACAGCTAAAAGAGTTGAAGGATCAATTGGAAGCAGAGCAATATTTCACC AAACTGTATAAAACTCAGATTCGAGAGCTGAAGGAGGAGAGTGATGAAAAGACTAAACTCTACAAAGATGCTCAGCAGAGACTGCTGGATCTGCAGGAAGAGAG GGACTCATTAGCAGAACAGCTGGAGGAGAGTCTGACGAAGGTTGACTCTGAGCAGTTGGCGCGCTCCATCGCTGAGGAACAGTACTCCGAGCTGGAGAAAGAAAAGATCATGAAGGAGCTGGAGATCAAAGACGTGATCGCCAGACATCAGCAGGAACTTGGCGAGAAGGACAGTACCATCAGCTCG CTGGAGGAGTCTAACCGCACACTGACTGTGGATGTTGCCAACCTGGCCAGTGAGAAAGAGGAGCTCAACAATAAGCTCAAACATCTACATCAAC AGCTGGAGAAGGCCAGAgaagatgaaaaacagatgaaagATTTGAAGCTGTTCTTTGAGAAGCAGATCCAATCTGAGAGAACCCTCAAAATACAG GCTGTAAACAAGCTGGCGGAGGTTATGAAGAAGACGGGTGACAGGCCACGGCAAGGCATCGATACTGACATCCGCAGGAAGGAGAAAGAGAACAGACAGCTGCAGTTGCAGCTACGTACTGAGAAAGAAAAACTCAacaatgttatgatcaaataCCAGAAGGAAGTCAATGAAATGCAGGCT ATGATAGCAGAAGAATCTCAGGTGCAGCTGGAGCTGCAGATGGCTCTGGACAGTAAAGACAGTGATATTGAGCGTCTGCGCTGCCAGCTCACTTCTCTCAACATCCACTCTCTGGACACCACCAGCATCAGCAGTACTGGCAACGACCTGGAGCAGGATGGCAATTATCCAG TCCgcatcacacactctcacacctcAGAGTCTATGTCCTTCACGTACCAGCGAAGCTCCAAGTCACTGTGTATTGATACCCGGCCATGCCAGATTGCCCCTCTGTTCCCCTCTGActcagaggaagaggaggatgaggaagaACATTGTGGGCCAAGGCCCGCCCTCACATATGAGAGGCCCACTGACCAAAAGCCTGCAG aTGCTAGTCTAGAGGGATGGCTCTCATTGCCTACCAAGAACACCAAAAGACTTGGCTGGGATAAGAAG TATGTGGTGGTAAGCAGCAAGAAGATCCTGTTTTATGAGTCAGAGCAGAACAGAGAGCAATCCAGCCCATTCATGATTCTGGACATAGA CAAACTCTTTCACGTGAGACCTGTCACTCAGACAGACGTGTACCGCGCAGATCCCAAAGAAATCCCACGGATTTTCCAG ATACTATATGCTAATGAGGGAGAGAGCAAGAAAGAGGAAGTTGCTGTGGAACCATTATCGGCAGCTGAAAGGTCGTCGTTTATCCCACACAAAGGTCACGAGTTTGTGCCCACGCTCTACCACTTTCCCTCCAGCTGTGAAGCCTGTCCAAGGCCTCTGTGGCATGTCTTCAGGCCCCCACCAGCCTTGGAGTGCAGGCGCTGCCGTGTCAAATGCCATAAAGATCACATAGATCGAAAGGAAGAGGTCCTTGCTCCTTGCAGAG TAAACTATGACATGTCAACGGCGAAAGACCTCCTGCTGCTTGCCAGCTCCACAGAAGAGCAGCAGAAATGGGTCAGCCGCTTGCTCAAGCGGGTCCCAAGAAAACCTGTAGCCCACACCCCAATTCTAGCTATATCTCCTCCCCCTTTCGAGGGATCTCCTCCACCTGGGCTGTCCCCTCAACCCTCTCCTCACCTGTCCCCCCGTTCCTCCCCCAGCATGTCCCACAGAGGAGCCATCAAAGTGCATTCCACCCGACAGCAGCACTCACCCAGCACCAG
- the LOC127416177 gene encoding rho-associated protein kinase 2-like isoform X3, protein MSTGAGKRLEARVGKLESLIKDQQSPLNLESLLDSVTALALDLNHPALRKNKNIDAFLNRYEKAVGHLRELQVKLDDFDRVRLIGRGAFGAVQLVRHKASQQVYAMKQLSKFEMVKRSDSAFFWEERDIMAFSKSPWIVQLCCAFQDEKHLYLVMEFMPGGDLVTLTSNYDIPEEWARFYTAEVVLALDAIHSLGFIHRDIKPDNMLLDRNGHLKLADFGTCMKMDSTGMVRCDTAVGTPDYISPEVLMSQGGTGYYGRECDWWSVGVFIYELLVGDTPFYAESLVGTYGKIMDHKNSLTFPDDIEISKDAEDLICAFLTDREVRLGRTGVDEIKCHPFFKNNQWTFDTIRDTMAPVVPELSSDIDTSNFDDDIKDDPGGTETFPPPRAFAGNQLPFVGFTYFREDQLLTHKHNSSEEKTKSCTDSFIKEHGLYQSESNDLQRKLIKLEEKIKHEMQTKEELENKCRTANQQLEKLSKELEEEMNARQKVEDSLRALKREEALLKHQRSESVRKAGLETDRKRVLENEVGSLREQLAELKKKNQNAHLSTEKNIHLERQLEEVNAKLQAEVEELERLKKAQDEALRQSQQLEISLKELQERLAQMESIKLGLEQDKLSLQTSLEVEKRERSLGSETISDLQGRVCGLEEELKHMKNSLSKAEAEKRQVQEDLTALEKEKSKQEIDFSFKLKAVQQNLEQEEAEHKATKARLADNNTINQSIEEAKSEALKDMEHKLLEERSAKHQLESRLMQLEKENTILDCDYKLAKHELQELRSLKEKFTEEVEVLSVRVQQETQKKTLFQSDMKVQRQEISTLRSSEKQLKQELNHLLELKLNLDKHNQELLREREEVDVQLKELKDQLEAEQYFTKLYKTQIRELKEESDEKTKLYKDAQQRLLDLQEERDSLAEQLEESLTKVDSEQLARSIAEEQYSELEKEKIMKELEIKDVIARHQQELGEKDSTISSLEESNRTLTVDVANLASEKEELNNKLKHLHQQLEKAREDEKQMKDLKLFFEKQIQSERTLKIQAVNKLAEVMKKTGDRPRQGIDTDIRRKEKENRQLQLQLRTEKEKLNNVMIKYQKEVNEMQAMIAEESQVQLELQMALDSKDSDIERLRCQLTSLNIHSLDTTSISSTGNDLEQDGNYPVRITHSHTSESMSFTYQRSSKSLCIDTRPCQIAPLFPSDSEEEEDEEEHCGPRPALTYERPTDQKPADASLEGWLSLPTKNTKRLGWDKKYVVVSSKKILFYESEQNREQSSPFMILDIDKLFHVRPVTQTDVYRADPKEIPRIFQILYANEGESKKEEVAVEPLSAAERSSFIPHKGHEFVPTLYHFPSSCEACPRPLWHVFRPPPALECRRCRVKCHKDHIDRKEEVLAPCRVNYDMSTAKDLLLLASSTEEQQKWVSRLLKRVPRKPVAHTPILAISPPPFEGSPPPGLSPQPSPHLSPRSSPSMSHRGAIKVHSTRQQHSPSTS, encoded by the exons GATTCAGTAACTGCTCTGGCCCTTGATCTAAACCATCCTGCACTGAGAAAGAACAAAAACATAGACGCCTTCTTAAACCGAT ATGAAAAGGCAGTGGGCCACCTCAGGGAATTACAGGTTAAGCTGGATGATTTTGACAGAGTCAGGCTGATTGGTCGTGGAGCTTTTGGCGCAGTGCAGCTG GTACGACATAAAGCCTCTCAACAAGTTTATGCCATGAAGCAGCTCAGCAAGTTTGAGATGGTCAAACGCTCTGACTCTGCCTTCTTTTGGGAGGAGCGTGACATCATGGCATTCTCTAAGAGTCCTTGGATAGTGCAG CTGTGCTGTGCGTTCCAAGATGAGAAGCACCTATATTTGGTGATGGAGTTCATGCCTGGTGGAGACCTGGTGACTCTGACCAGCAACTATGACATCCCAGAGGAGTGGGCTAGGTTCTACACGGCAGAAGTGGTGCTTGCACTGGACGCTATCCATTCTCTGGGCTTCATCCATAGAGACATCAAACCAGACAACATGCTGCTAGACCGCAACGGGCACCTTAAACTCGCTGACTTTGGAACATGCATGAAGATGGACTCG actGGTATGGTCCGCTGTGACACCGCTGTCGGAACTCCTGATTACATTTCACCAGAGGTTCTGATGTCACAAGGAGGGACTGGTTACTACGGCCGTGAGTGTGACTGGTGGTCTGTGGGTGTTTTCATATATGAGCTGCTAGTCG GTGACACACCGTTTTATGCCGAGTCCCTGGTGGGCACCTACGGAAAGATCATGGATCATAAAAACAGCTTGACTTTTCCAGATGACATTGAAATATCTAAGGATGCTGAAGACCTCATCTGTGCCTTTCTGACTgacag GGAGGTGAGGCTTGGCCGGACCGGAGTGGATGAAATAAAATGTCACCCCTTCTTCAAGAACAACCAGTGGACCTTCGACACCATACGAGACA cCATGGCTCCAGTGGTGCCGGAGCTGAGCAGTGATATTGACACCAGTAACTTTGATGATGATATAAAGGATGATCCAGGAGGCACCGAGACCTTCCCCCCTCCCCGTGCCTTTGCAGGAAATCAGCTTCCGTTTGTGGGCTTCACCTATTTCAGGGAGGATCA acTGTTAACCCACAAACATAACAGTTCAGAGGAGAAGACTAAAAGCTGCACTGATAGTTTCATAAAGGAGCATGGTTTATACCAATCTGAG TCCAATGATCTGCAAAGGAAGCTGATTAAGCTGGAAGAAAAAATCAAACATGAGATGCAGACAAAGGAGGAACTGGAGAATAAATGCCG AACAGCAAATCAGCAACTGGAAAAGTTGTCAAAAGAGCTTGAAGAAGAG ATGAATGCCAGACAGAAGGTGGAAGACTCTCTGAGGGCACTGAAGAGAGAGGAAGCCTTGCTGAAACACCAGCGCTCAGAGAGTGTAAGAAAGGCCGGTCTGGAGACAGATAGAAAGCGTGTTCTTGAGAATGAGG TGGGTAGCCTGAGAGAGCAGTTAGCCGAGCTGAAGAAGAAGAACCAGAATGCTCATCTCTCCACCGAGAAGAACATTCACCTGGAGAGGCAG TTGGAGGAGGTAAATGCTAAGCTTCAGGCTGAGGTAGAGGAGTTGGAGAGGCTAAAGAAGGCCCAGGATGAGGCATTGAGACAGTCCCAGCAGCTGGAGATCTCTCTCAAGGAGCTTCAGGAGCGTCTGGCCCAGATGGAGAGCATCAAGTTGGGTCTGGAACAGGACAAACTGAGCCTGCAAACCTCACTGGAGGTGGAGAAGCGAGAGAGAAGTCTGGGCTCTGAAACCATCAGTGACCTACAGG GTCGTGTTTGTGGACTGGAGGAAGAATTAAAGCACATGAAGAATTCTCTCTCAAAAGCTGAAGCAGAGAAAAGACAGGTACAGGAGGATCTTACTGCCCTGGAAAAG GAGAAGAGCAAGCAGGAGATTGATTTCTCCTTTAAATTGAAAGCTGTTCAGCAGAATCTGGAGCAGGAAGAGGCAGAGCATAAAGCCACTAAAGCCCGATTGGCTGACAACAACACAATCAACCAATCCATTGAGGAGGCCAAGTCTGAGGCCCTCAAAG ATATGGAGCATAAGCTGCTGGAAGAACGATCTGCAAAGCACCAGTTGGAAAGCAGACTGATGCAGTTGGAAAAGGAAAACACAATATTAGACTGTGATTACAAACTAGCCAAACACGAGCTTCAGGAGCTCCGATCACTCAAAGAAAAATTCACTGAGGAG gtggAGGTGTTGAGTGTGCGGGTACAGCAGGAGACTCAGAAGAAGACTCTGTTTCAGTCTGAtatgaaagtgcagaggcaggaGATCAGCACCCTGCGCTCCTCTGAGAAACAGCTCAAACAAGAACTCAACCATCTACTGGAGCTCAAACTCAATCTGGACAAACATAATCAGGAGCTGCTCAG GGAGCGAGAAGAAGTGGATGTACAGCTAAAAGAGTTGAAGGATCAATTGGAAGCAGAGCAATATTTCACC AAACTGTATAAAACTCAGATTCGAGAGCTGAAGGAGGAGAGTGATGAAAAGACTAAACTCTACAAAGATGCTCAGCAGAGACTGCTGGATCTGCAGGAAGAGAG GGACTCATTAGCAGAACAGCTGGAGGAGAGTCTGACGAAGGTTGACTCTGAGCAGTTGGCGCGCTCCATCGCTGAGGAACAGTACTCCGAGCTGGAGAAAGAAAAGATCATGAAGGAGCTGGAGATCAAAGACGTGATCGCCAGACATCAGCAGGAACTTGGCGAGAAGGACAGTACCATCAGCTCG CTGGAGGAGTCTAACCGCACACTGACTGTGGATGTTGCCAACCTGGCCAGTGAGAAAGAGGAGCTCAACAATAAGCTCAAACATCTACATCAAC AGCTGGAGAAGGCCAGAgaagatgaaaaacagatgaaagATTTGAAGCTGTTCTTTGAGAAGCAGATCCAATCTGAGAGAACCCTCAAAATACAG GCTGTAAACAAGCTGGCGGAGGTTATGAAGAAGACGGGTGACAGGCCACGGCAAGGCATCGATACTGACATCCGCAGGAAGGAGAAAGAGAACAGACAGCTGCAGTTGCAGCTACGTACTGAGAAAGAAAAACTCAacaatgttatgatcaaataCCAGAAGGAAGTCAATGAAATGCAGGCT ATGATAGCAGAAGAATCTCAGGTGCAGCTGGAGCTGCAGATGGCTCTGGACAGTAAAGACAGTGATATTGAGCGTCTGCGCTGCCAGCTCACTTCTCTCAACATCCACTCTCTGGACACCACCAGCATCAGCAGTACTGGCAACGACCTGGAGCAGGATGGCAATTATCCAG TCCgcatcacacactctcacacctcAGAGTCTATGTCCTTCACGTACCAGCGAAGCTCCAAGTCACTGTGTATTGATACCCGGCCATGCCAGATTGCCCCTCTGTTCCCCTCTGActcagaggaagaggaggatgaggaagaACATTGTGGGCCAAGGCCCGCCCTCACATATGAGAGGCCCACTGACCAAAAGCCTGCAG aTGCTAGTCTAGAGGGATGGCTCTCATTGCCTACCAAGAACACCAAAAGACTTGGCTGGGATAAGAAG TATGTGGTGGTAAGCAGCAAGAAGATCCTGTTTTATGAGTCAGAGCAGAACAGAGAGCAATCCAGCCCATTCATGATTCTGGACATAGA CAAACTCTTTCACGTGAGACCTGTCACTCAGACAGACGTGTACCGCGCAGATCCCAAAGAAATCCCACGGATTTTCCAG ATACTATATGCTAATGAGGGAGAGAGCAAGAAAGAGGAAGTTGCTGTGGAACCATTATCGGCAGCTGAAAGGTCGTCGTTTATCCCACACAAAGGTCACGAGTTTGTGCCCACGCTCTACCACTTTCCCTCCAGCTGTGAAGCCTGTCCAAGGCCTCTGTGGCATGTCTTCAGGCCCCCACCAGCCTTGGAGTGCAGGCGCTGCCGTGTCAAATGCCATAAAGATCACATAGATCGAAAGGAAGAGGTCCTTGCTCCTTGCAGAG TAAACTATGACATGTCAACGGCGAAAGACCTCCTGCTGCTTGCCAGCTCCACAGAAGAGCAGCAGAAATGGGTCAGCCGCTTGCTCAAGCGGGTCCCAAGAAAACCTGTAGCCCACACCCCAATTCTAGCTATATCTCCTCCCCCTTTCGAGGGATCTCCTCCACCTGGGCTGTCCCCTCAACCCTCTCCTCACCTGTCCCCCCGTTCCTCCCCCAGCATGTCCCACAGAGGAGCCATCAAAGTGCATTCCACCCGACAGCAGCACTCACCCAGCACCAG